One genomic region from Dermacentor variabilis isolate Ectoservices chromosome 6, ASM5094787v1, whole genome shotgun sequence encodes:
- the LOC142586221 gene encoding multidrug resistance protein mrp-7-like yields the protein MKALCKLAGGLLLSQATWHWSTKLHIDMLEKIVRSPISFFDSTARGKILNRFTADLETNDVRIFVAYKQLLQNIFCFLGRQVVIGSQAPIVFGIACVTEIFLVFVVAMVSNDNCLSGDKDFGCGGVFTKTNFERWPCHGAVEFHHYNASYRPGTTEDAIKDLSFSVQPGEKVAIVGRTGAGKSSIILALLRMIPCTSGSVTIDGIDISCVPLKTLRSAISVIHQDPSLWSGTLRENLDPECCRSDREIWTVLQRVDLSTLVEKTVGGLSLVIGEKGENLSVGQRQLVSLARALLRGTKILVLDEATSQIDLETDRRMQETLRVSFAQCAVITVAHRIDTILDYDRVVVMGEGRVLEYGPVRQLLTDQSSTFRSLVQCSGIDPDMKVQDSQMK from the exons ATGAAAG CACTGTGCAAGCTCGCCGGCGGTCTTCTGCTGTCCCAGGCAACATGGCACTGGTCCACCAAACTTCACATCGACATGCTGGAGAAGATAGTGAGGAGTCCTATTTCTTTTTTCGATTCGACAGCTCGTGGGAAGATCCTGAACCGTTTCACAGCTGATCTGGAAACTAACGATGTCCGCATCTTCGTGGCTTACAAGCAGCTGCTCCAAAACATCTTCTGCTTTCTGGGAAGACAGGTCGTCATCGGATCCCAGGCACCCATCGTCTTTGGCATCGCTTGTGTCACTGAGATTTTTCTCGTGTTTGTGGTG GCAATGGTATCTAATGACAACTGTTTGAGTGGGGACAAAGATTTCGGGTGTGGTGGTGTCTTCACCAAGACGAATTTTGAGCGTTGGCCTTGCCATGGTGCAGTGGAGTTTCATCATTACAACGCTTCGTACCGACCGGGCACAACCGAAGATGCCATAAAGGATCTTTCATTCAGTGTCCAGCCCGGAGAGAAG GTAGCTATCGTGGGCAGAACGGGTGCAGGAAAGTCTTCCATTATACTCGCGTTGCTGCGTATGATTCCATGCACATCGGGCTCTGTCACCATTGACGGAATCGACATTTCTTGCGTGCCGCTGAAGACACTTCGCTCTGCTATCAGCGTCATTCACCAA GACCCATCGCTGTGGTCCGGAACGCTGCGAGAAAATTTGGACCCCGAATGCTGCAGGTCAGATAGAGAGATATGGACAGTTCTTCAACGCGTCGATTTGAGTACACTTGTCGAAAAAACCGTCGGTGGCCTCTCTTTGGTCATAGGAGAAAAGGGTGAAAACTTGAG TGTCGGCCAACGTCAACTGGTGTCGCTGGCCCGCGCACTGCTGAGAGGGACCAAAATTCTTGTTCTCGACGAAGCCACATCCCAAATAGACCTCGAGACGGATCGCAGGATGCAGGAAACACTGCGAGTGAGCTTTGCTCAATGCGCAGTTATTACAGTTGCGCATCGCATTGATACCATACTGGATTACGACAG GGTGGTCGTGATGGGCGAAGGACGAGTTTTGGAATATGGACCGGTTCGGCAACTGCTCACCGACCAAAGTTCTACCTTTCGTAGCTTGGTGCAATGTTCCGGCATAGACCCGGATATGAAAGTGCAGGATTCACAGATGAAATAA